In the Clostridium sp. 'White wine YQ' genome, CTTAATATTACTCTCTGATGATTTTATAGGAACAATCCCTGTAGAAAAGTTTTGTTCTAGATATTTTACCATTTCATCTGATACATTGCTCATAGCTACATATATTTTCCCATTGTATCTACCTATAGGAATAATATTATACTTCTCACATATATCTAATGGAACTTCCTTAAGTAACCCTATATCGATGTTGTCTAATGATAATTCTCCACCTAGGTTCATTTAATCACCCCCAGTTCAGATTATTATCATATTTCTATTTTTTTAATCAAAAAAAGAAACAAATTATCGCTAATTTGTTTCTATAAAAGAGTATTGTCCAGTTTTTTTAGATTTTATTTTTACTGTTCCATCAACTGAAACAAGTTCATATACGTCTTCTTTTGAAGATGAGTCATCATAACCTATGAAAAGTATATTACCCTCTAGATCTTTTTCTATGCCCTTCTCTAAATCAATATTCTTAGGAAAATCATAAACCAATTTTTTTAACTTACCATCACTTAAAAGATATAGTGAAGATAAACCATCTTTCCTTTTACCTAATATAAACATTTTATTTTCTAAAACAATTATGTCATTTATATTCTGTACTTCTGTAGTTAATACCTTCACTTTACTATTATCAATATCAAAGGAATTTAGTGATTTATTACCATCAAAATCAGATGTCAAATAAATAATTTTATTACCTTCTACTTCTATGTATTCTATTGCTCCTTTCTTTATATCAAGCAAAAGTTTTTCATTATTGGTTTTAGTATTATAAAGAAATATTCCATTCAATTTACTTTCATCTTTAACACCATAATATATAATTGAATAATTATCTAGCCAAACGTAATTATTTCCAGAAATAAGCGTATTAGTTTTTAGTTCTGCAAACTTTTTATTTGACGAATCATAAATACCTAAAGCAACATTATTTTCTTTTATTTCTTTTGAATAAAAAACCTTATCACCACTTGGAGACAACTTAACATCTTTTATATCTTTCCAAGAATCTATCGTATTTTCTTTATTCTCAATACCCAAAATAAGATTTTTAGAATTATCCACATTTTTTTCTCTCAAATATCTATTTTCTTTTTTATTATAATTTATCAAAGCTCCTTCTTCATTATCTGAAAACTTTATATTTTTATCTAAATCTAATATAATTTGCATTTTTCCGTTATTATAGTAATTAACACTACCTTGTACTACTTTACTATAATCCTTGAATGAACTTTTATTTTTATCTGATTTTACATTATTATCACAAGAATATAAATTTAAAGATAAAACTGCAAGTACTAAAGGGTATGTTATTTTTTTAATTTTCATAACTTAAACTAAATATCCTCCTATTTATAAAAAGTGATTTATATGTTATATATATTTTTCTATTAATTTACTCCCTTAAATAGTTCAGCCTATAGAAATTCTTGATACAAATGTTTTAAAAATGTTATACTAAATTTATCTTTTTAATGAAAGGAAGATTTCTATGGCTTTAGACGGTATTTTTTTACACTATTTTGTTGATGAATTAAAACCATCATTAATTGGTGCTAAAATTGATAAAATAAATCAACCTGAAAAGGATGAAATAATATTAACCTTAAGGACTAGTGGAGAAAATAAGAAATTTCTTATCTCTGCATCAAGTAAACACCCTCGTTTTCATTTTACTAAAGAACCTAAAGCAAATCCACTAAAAGCCCCAATGTTTTTAATGGTTTTGAGAAAATATCTATCTAGTGGCAAAATTGTAGATGTCACTCAATATAAGAATGATAGAATAATAACCCTCCACGTTGAAGCAATGGACGAACTTGGATTTAACTCCCTATATAAGTTAGTTATTGAAATTATGGGGAGACATAGTAATATTACTTTAATAAGGGACAGAGATAATAAAATCATGGAATGTATAAAACACATATCATCTGACGTAAATTCGTACCGTGTTTTATTTCCTGGTGTAACATACGTATTCCCTCCAGATAGTAATAAACTAGATCCATTTAATTTTAACAAGGATGAGCTTACTGAAATATATAGAGAAAAATCAATTGAATTAGATAAAAATATGTTTTTCAATTTATTTACTGGTATAAGTAAACTTCTTAGTTCAGAAATGTTTGACATTTATTCAAAAAACACCGCAGATAATTCAATTGATACAATTTCAGATTTTACTATAAACTATTTTAAAAATCTTGATTCTCAAATTAAGTTCTTACTTTTTAAAGATAATGACGAATTTAAAGATTTTTATATAACATCTATAAAAAATTATATGAACTTATATTGTGAAGAGTTCCAAGATCCTTCTGAGCTATTAGAATTATTTTTTAAAGGTAAGGATAAACAGGATCGAATTAAATCTAAATCAAGTGGCCTTCAAAAAATCATCAATACTAATATCGAAAGATGTAATAAAAAGTTAAGTATATTAACCTCTACATTAGATGAATGTAAGAAGAAAGATAGCTATAAAATTAAAGGTGACCTACTTACAGCATACATTTATAGTATAAAAAAGGGTGACAATTCAATTAAACTTTTAAATTTTTATAATGAAAATGAAGAAGAGTATTTGGATATAGATCTTGATACAAATAAAACTCCTTCAGAAAATGTTCAATATTATTATAAGAAATATAATAAATTAAAAAAATCTGAAGAAAATGCACTGGAGCAGTTAAGTAAAAATGATGAAGAATTAGAATATCTTAAATCTGTACTTTCAAATCTGGAAAATTCGGAACAGTATTCAGATATTGATGATATAAAGAAGGAATTAATTGAAACAGGATATATAAAATTCAAGAAAAATCCTAAAGATAAAAAGGATAAGGCAACTAAACCACTTCATTTCATTTCAAGTGATGGATTAGATATTTTTGTTGGTAAGAATAATATCCAAAATGATTATCTTACATTAAAGTTTGCACATAAAGAAGACACTTGGCTTCATACAAAAGAAATCCCAGGTTCTCATGTAATAATCAAAGGAGGAAATGTACCTGATAGTACCCTTAGGGAAGCAGCTAACCTTGCTGCCTATTATAGCAAAGGAAAGCTATCTTCAAATATTCCTATTGACTATACCAAAGTTAAATATGTAAAGAAACCAAACTCAGCTAAGCCAGGAATGGTTATTTATACAAATAATAAAACCCTCTATGTTAACCCAAGTGAACCTAATTTAATTAGAAAATAAGAAGCAGGGCATTAAATATTTAATGCCCTGCTTTCATATGAACTTTATTTTCTAAAATATTCATAATAATAACATTTTAATCTACCATTGTATAATTTTCTGTTCTTATCTGATTTAACTCCAAAAAGCTTCTGAAAATCTTCATATGAAGTTAAGATATTCATTTGAAGATTTGGATTACTTTTTTTAAGTTCACCTAGTTTCTTATATAAAATTTTAATTTCTTCTTCCTCACCAATTCTTTCTCCATATGGAGGATTAGAAATTATAAATACATCATCCTTTTTAAGTTCAAAATCCATAAAATCCTGCTTATGGAATTCAATATTACCTGAAACCCCAGCAAGTCTTGCATTATCTTTTGCAACAGATAATAATCTGCCATTTATATCATAACCAAATAATTTGATATTGTTATTCTTTATTGACTTTCTTGCACCATCCCTCACTTGATCCCAAAGAGATTTAGGCATATTAGGCCATTCTTCACTAACAAATTTTCTATTTAATCCTGGTGCCATATCCCTAGCAACCATTACAGCCTCAATCAATATTGTTCCTGAACCACAAAAAGGATCTATTAAAGTTTCTTTACCTGACCACTTAGATAAAAGAACCATTGCTGCTGCAAGTGTTTCTTTAAGTGGTGCCTCACCAGCTTTTTCTCTATATCCTCTTTTATGTAATCCAAGTCCAGATGTATCAACTGATAATGTTGCCTTGTCTTTTAATAAGGATATTTCTGTCTTATAAACAGGACCATCCTCTGAAAAAATTGTTCTATTGTACTTCTCTTGCATACTTGTAACTATAGCCTTCTTAACTATTGATTGGCAATCTGGGACTGAATGCAATGTAGATTTAACTGATTTACCGGTTACATGCATCTTACCATCTACTGGTATAAGTGCCCCCCAATTTATAGCTTTTGTACCTTGAAATAGCTCTTCAAAGCTTCTAGCTTCAAATTCTCCCATATTAATTAATATTCTTTCTGCAGTTCTTAAATGTATGTTAGCAATGACAATATCTAACTCATCTCCTGTGAAATGCACCTTACCATTTTCGAGTATTAATTCATCATATCCTAAAGATTTTAGTTCCTTTGCTACTACTGATTCTAGTCCAAAGGCAGATGTTGCAATTAAATTATAATCCATTAAATATGCTCCTTTTACTTTTCATATATTTTAACAGAATCTTCCTTATCTATTTCCTTAATTTCCACTGCAATTATCTCAGAGCTTGAAGTCGGAATGTTTTTGCCAACATAATCAGCTCTTATAGGAAGTTCTTTATGTCCTCTATCAATAAGTACAGCCAGTTGTATTGATTTAGGTCTTTGATAATCAATTATTGCATCTATTGCAGCTCTAGCTGTTCTACAGGTAAATAGAACATCATCTACTATAATAACCTTTTTATTTCTTATCTCAATACCTATATCATTGTCGGATACAGATGGAGCTTGACCAATTTCACCTAAATCATCTCTATAAAGAGTAATATCTACCATTCCTACTGGAACCTCAAAACCTTCTATATTTTTTATTTGTTCAGCAATTCTCTGTGCTAAAGGATATCCTCTTCTTTTAATTCCTATAAGTACTATATCTTCAACACCTTTATTTTTTTCTATAATCTCGTGAGATATTCTAATCAAGCTTCTTCTTATTGCATTTTCATCTAATAAGATTGATTTTAATTTCATTTTTTCACCTATCCCCTTAATTTTTTAATTGCTTCTTGAAAATATTCAGGAAGTTCTGAAGAAAATTCCATATATTCTTTTGTACTTGGATGTATAAAACCCAATAACCTTGCATGTAGCATTTGCCCATTAGTTGAAGTTTTTTGCTTTTTAAATCCATAAACTGGATCTCCAACTAAAGGGTGTCCTATTTTGGCCATATGCACTCTTATCTGATGTGTTCTACCAGTTTCCAAATTACATTTAACAAGTGTATATCTATCATACACTTCTATAACCTCATAATGCGTAATTGCTTCCCTTCCATCTTCAACAATTGCCATCTTGATTCTTTCTTTTGGATGTCTTCCAATAGGTGCATTTACAGTTCCTTTTAATTCTTTTATTCTACCTTCAACTAATGCAATATATTCCCTTTTCATAGAATGATCCTTTAATTGCTTTGATAAAAAACTATGACTTTGATCATTTTTAGCTATTACTAATACTCCTGATGTATCTTTATCAATCCTATGTACTATTCCAGGTCTGATTACACCATTTATTCCTGAAAGATCTTTACAATGAAATAGCAATGCATTAACTAATGTCCCTGTATAATTACCAGGAGCAGGATGTACAACCATCCCTTGTGGTTTATTCACTACTATTACATCTTTATCTTCATAAATTATATCGAGTGGAATATTTTCAGCTTCAACCTGAAGATTTGTAGCTTCAGGTAACTCTACGCTGACTAAATCATTTATTTTTAATTTATAACTACTTTTTATATTCTTACCGTTTACTAAAACATTTTTAGAATCTATCAATTCTTGAATAAAGCTTCTTGACTTATCCGTTAAAACTTCGGATAAGTATTTATCTATTCTTACATCAACAAACTCTTCATTTACATTTAAAGTTCTTTCTTCCATAATAATTATTGCCTCTCCCACCAAAACTAATCTGGTAAACTTGCTTTATATTGAGCGTTGCTAATCTTTTCTATTGGATCAACATATTCATCGTCATCATTATAAAGATTATCTGAATTATCAATGCTATAATAATCATCCACTTTATTATAGTTATATACATCTTGATAATTATCAATAGTTCCATCTACTATATTTTCTTTTCTATCTGCATGATCGAAATAAAATGGATTCCCTAAAACCTTTTCTTCTACAGGTCTCTCTATTTCATTTGTTTTAGAAGAAATTTTCTTTTGACATTCAATACAATACTCTGCATAAGGTATAAAATCTAATCTTTCCTTAGATATCTCAGTTCCACAGTATTTGCACTTACCATATGTACCATTTTCAATAGCATCTAATGATCTTTCAATTTGAGAGTAAATTTTATCCTCTCTTGCTTTTAATGCAATCCCTGTTTCCATAGTGTAAATTTCACCAGCTGTATCAGCAGGATGATTATCATAATGAGATATTTCAGATGCTACCTCTATGTTAGTATATACCATATCATTGTCTCTTAGATTTTTTATAATTTTTTTAACTTCTTCTTTTTCACTCAATAGTTTCTTTTTATAAAGCTTCATTAAGTTGTCGTCCATAATACCACCCTCTTTTGATTTTTTAAATCTAACTTCAACATATGTATTTTCTACCAGTCGTTAATAGATATGTTGTCGAATAGAATTACTCATATATATTCTTATCAAAATCAAGCAATATTATTATTACAATACACTCTTAATTTACATATTATAAAGTATATGATAAATTTAAGCTACCTAAATTTCAAGAGATTTCTAAAAAAAAAGAAGCAAAATCCTTACAGATTTTGCACTTGAAACTATTTATTTGCAAAAAAACTTTTTATTTGATCAAGATCAGTATTACTAACTTCTTCTTCAATTGATTCATTAGTTATTGGATCCTCTTCAATGGTTCTTTCTTCTATAACTTCTTCTACAGGAGTTCCAATGCTGTAATTTTTAATTACTTCTTTTTCCAAATCATCAAAAGTTTCTAGTTGTGTATTCATAAAATTTCTAAACTTAGCTCTAAATCTTACAAATTCTTGTTTTACTTTATCATATTCATCATTAATTTGTATTACATCTCCATGAGCCTTATCTAATATTTTTTGTGCTGCATCGTTTGCATTTTTTACAATTAAATCAGCCTCTTTTTGCGATGAAGATCTTGCTTGTTCAGCTGCATTTTGAGCTAATAAAAGAGTATTTTGAATTGTATTTTCAATCTTATTATAGTGATCTAACTTTTCAGTTAAATTAGTTACAGTATCCTTAAGGTGAGAATTTTCTTTGTAAATTTCTTCATAGTTTTCAACTATTTCATCAAGAAACTCATCTACTTCTTCCGGACTGTATCCTCTAAGCCCTCTTTTAAACTCCTTATTACTTATGTCTGCTGGAGTAATTTTCATACGTATCACCTCTACATTATGTATATTTTTTTATTTTAATTCTTAATTTATCACTTTTTGTTTTTCCAACTATTTCACTAATTATATACTTACCTTTGCCTCTTATAGTGATTCTTGAATCTAATTTTACCTCTGAGCTCTTATTAATGTCATCTGAATAATCTATAAGTACTTTCCCAGAATCAATAAGTTTCACAGCATTTGCTCTTGAACAATTAGCAATTTCGCTTACTAATGCATCTGCTCTAAGTGAAGCTACATTAATAATAGACTCAGTAAAATCTATGTGTGGTAATTCTTCTAAATCAGTTATAAATTCAACAGTGCAAGGATTTTTGCCTACAGAAATAAGATTTTCAATTATAAACTTGCCAATTTCCTCACAAACTACAAAATAGCATTTATTATCTTTGATAACTAAATCCCCAATCTTATTTCTCTTTATTCCTAAAGATAATATAGCACCTAAATAATCCTTGTGCTCTAAAACTTTAAACTTTGAATTATTTATTATTTTTAGCATTGAAATAGGATATGGGGTATTATAGCCATTGTTGAATGAAATCATTCTTCTTTCGCTTTCCTCAAATACACCGTTGCACTCTATTTTCATTATATGAGATAACCTTTTGTAAAAAAAGTTCCATATATTAGGGGTTAAAAAATCCTGTGTAAAAATTGTAGTTTCATATTGCATAGAAATATTAGCCTTCTCCAAAACAGATTGAGCTAAATTTAATTCTTCTCCAGAAAAATGTGCAATTAATTCTTTTTTATCAATCATTTATTATAATACCCTAAATAATAAGGATTGTATGAATTGTATTGCAAGTAATGCCAATAATGGAGAAAAATCGATCGGTAGATTTAAATTAAGTCTATCTTGTAGTCTTCTAAAAGGCTCAAGTATAGGGCCAGTAAATTTATTTAATGATCGATATATATTAACAGCATAACCCATCTGAGCTGCCATAGATAATATAACATCCAAAATTATAGCCCACTCTAATATTTTAAAAAGTAAAAGTATAGCTATCACACGATTTCAATCCCTTCTTTAATAGTAATTATATTCTTAAAACTTAGTACAAATAAGAGTACTCTACACTATACTATTTACTCCAATTAAATATTCCCTTAGATGATAATTCGCTTTTCAATTCATTTGTTACTTCAACATTTGAAGGTGATAGTATATATACCCCTTTTTCAACTTCTTGAAGTTCCCCAGCTAATGCAAAACATGCACCAGAAACGAAATCTAATAGTCTTTGTGCAATTTTAGTTTCAAGAGCAGTAGAGTTTATAACTACTATTCTTCTTGCTTTTAATGCCTCACAAATTTCAGTAGCATCATCATATACTGTAGGTTTTTTAATTGTTACCTTTGCTGAAGAAGAAGTATGTATATTAACTACTTTATTACTCTTTTTATTAGAGATAATTGGTTCAACTTCTTCCACCTCATCCA is a window encoding:
- a CDS encoding Rqc2 family fibronectin-binding protein; translated protein: MALDGIFLHYFVDELKPSLIGAKIDKINQPEKDEIILTLRTSGENKKFLISASSKHPRFHFTKEPKANPLKAPMFLMVLRKYLSSGKIVDVTQYKNDRIITLHVEAMDELGFNSLYKLVIEIMGRHSNITLIRDRDNKIMECIKHISSDVNSYRVLFPGVTYVFPPDSNKLDPFNFNKDELTEIYREKSIELDKNMFFNLFTGISKLLSSEMFDIYSKNTADNSIDTISDFTINYFKNLDSQIKFLLFKDNDEFKDFYITSIKNYMNLYCEEFQDPSELLELFFKGKDKQDRIKSKSSGLQKIINTNIERCNKKLSILTSTLDECKKKDSYKIKGDLLTAYIYSIKKGDNSIKLLNFYNENEEEYLDIDLDTNKTPSENVQYYYKKYNKLKKSEENALEQLSKNDEELEYLKSVLSNLENSEQYSDIDDIKKELIETGYIKFKKNPKDKKDKATKPLHFISSDGLDIFVGKNNIQNDYLTLKFAHKEDTWLHTKEIPGSHVIIKGGNVPDSTLREAANLAAYYSKGKLSSNIPIDYTKVKYVKKPNSAKPGMVIYTNNKTLYVNPSEPNLIRK
- a CDS encoding THUMP domain-containing class I SAM-dependent RNA methyltransferase, producing MDYNLIATSAFGLESVVAKELKSLGYDELILENGKVHFTGDELDIVIANIHLRTAERILINMGEFEARSFEELFQGTKAINWGALIPVDGKMHVTGKSVKSTLHSVPDCQSIVKKAIVTSMQEKYNRTIFSEDGPVYKTEISLLKDKATLSVDTSGLGLHKRGYREKAGEAPLKETLAAAMVLLSKWSGKETLIDPFCGSGTILIEAVMVARDMAPGLNRKFVSEEWPNMPKSLWDQVRDGARKSIKNNNIKLFGYDINGRLLSVAKDNARLAGVSGNIEFHKQDFMDFELKKDDVFIISNPPYGERIGEEEEIKILYKKLGELKKSNPNLQMNILTSYEDFQKLFGVKSDKNRKLYNGRLKCYYYEYFRK
- the pyrR gene encoding bifunctional pyr operon transcriptional regulator/uracil phosphoribosyltransferase PyrR; this translates as MKLKSILLDENAIRRSLIRISHEIIEKNKGVEDIVLIGIKRRGYPLAQRIAEQIKNIEGFEVPVGMVDITLYRDDLGEIGQAPSVSDNDIGIEIRNKKVIIVDDVLFTCRTARAAIDAIIDYQRPKSIQLAVLIDRGHKELPIRADYVGKNIPTSSSEIIAVEIKEIDKEDSVKIYEK
- a CDS encoding RluA family pseudouridine synthase, whose product is MEERTLNVNEEFVDVRIDKYLSEVLTDKSRSFIQELIDSKNVLVNGKNIKSSYKLKINDLVSVELPEATNLQVEAENIPLDIIYEDKDVIVVNKPQGMVVHPAPGNYTGTLVNALLFHCKDLSGINGVIRPGIVHRIDKDTSGVLVIAKNDQSHSFLSKQLKDHSMKREYIALVEGRIKELKGTVNAPIGRHPKERIKMAIVEDGREAITHYEVIEVYDRYTLVKCNLETGRTHQIRVHMAKIGHPLVGDPVYGFKKQKTSTNGQMLHARLLGFIHPSTKEYMEFSSELPEYFQEAIKKLRG
- a CDS encoding TraR/DksA C4-type zinc finger protein, which encodes MDDNLMKLYKKKLLSEKEEVKKIIKNLRDNDMVYTNIEVASEISHYDNHPADTAGEIYTMETGIALKAREDKIYSQIERSLDAIENGTYGKCKYCGTEISKERLDFIPYAEYCIECQKKISSKTNEIERPVEEKVLGNPFYFDHADRKENIVDGTIDNYQDVYNYNKVDDYYSIDNSDNLYNDDDEYVDPIEKISNAQYKASLPD
- a CDS encoding DivIVA domain-containing protein, with translation MKITPADISNKEFKRGLRGYSPEEVDEFLDEIVENYEEIYKENSHLKDTVTNLTEKLDHYNKIENTIQNTLLLAQNAAEQARSSSQKEADLIVKNANDAAQKILDKAHGDVIQINDEYDKVKQEFVRFRAKFRNFMNTQLETFDDLEKEVIKNYSIGTPVEEVIEERTIEEDPITNESIEEEVSNTDLDQIKSFFANK
- a CDS encoding YlmH family RNA-binding protein; translation: MIDKKELIAHFSGEELNLAQSVLEKANISMQYETTIFTQDFLTPNIWNFFYKRLSHIMKIECNGVFEESERRMISFNNGYNTPYPISMLKIINNSKFKVLEHKDYLGAILSLGIKRNKIGDLVIKDNKCYFVVCEEIGKFIIENLISVGKNPCTVEFITDLEELPHIDFTESIINVASLRADALVSEIANCSRANAVKLIDSGKVLIDYSDDINKSSEVKLDSRITIRGKGKYIISEIVGKTKSDKLRIKIKKYT
- a CDS encoding YggT family protein, whose translation is MIAILLLFKILEWAIILDVILSMAAQMGYAVNIYRSLNKFTGPILEPFRRLQDRLNLNLPIDFSPLLALLAIQFIQSLLFRVL
- a CDS encoding cell division protein SepF; amino-acid sequence: MAAKMVDKVKGLFGFGEYDDEYEDFEDDELMDEVEEVEPIISNKKSNKVVNIHTSSSAKVTIKKPTVYDDATEICEALKARRIVVINSTALETKIAQRLLDFVSGACFALAGELQEVEKGVYILSPSNVEVTNELKSELSSKGIFNWSK